The proteins below come from a single Acidovorax sp. NCPPB 4044 genomic window:
- a CDS encoding thioredoxin family protein, whose amino-acid sequence MPDIVSSAAPHPAREAAVATAPGWWVVCLCAEWCGVCREYRAVFDALRAAHPETRFEWVDVEDEEGLAGDLDVETFPTVLIADGAQARFLGPLLPQAGVLSRLLSGLQGSGPATPVDAEAQGVFERVLRVRGAPAA is encoded by the coding sequence ATGCCGGACATCGTTTCTTCCGCCGCACCGCACCCCGCCCGGGAGGCCGCCGTGGCCACGGCCCCCGGCTGGTGGGTCGTGTGCCTCTGCGCCGAGTGGTGCGGCGTCTGCCGCGAATACCGCGCCGTGTTCGACGCGCTGCGGGCCGCCCACCCGGAGACCCGCTTCGAATGGGTCGACGTGGAGGACGAGGAGGGCCTGGCCGGCGACCTCGACGTGGAGACCTTCCCCACGGTGCTGATCGCCGACGGCGCGCAGGCGCGCTTCCTGGGCCCGCTGCTGCCCCAGGCCGGGGTGCTGTCCCGGCTGCTGTCGGGCCTGCAGGGCAGCGGCCCGGCCACCCCCGTGGACGCCGAGGCGCAGGGGGTTTTCGAGCGTGTGCTCCGGGTCCGGGGAGCCCCTGCCGCCTGA
- the nusA gene encoding transcription termination factor NusA — translation MNRELLMLVEAISREKNVERDVVFGAVELALAQATKKLYPGEVDIRVAIDRDSGNYETFRRWLVVPDDAGLQNPDAEELLMDAQERIADIEVGEYIEEGIDSVPIGRIGAMAAKQVILQKIRDAEREMLLNDFMSRGEKIYTGTVKRMDKGDIIVESGRVEGRLRRGEMIPKENLRNGDRVRAMIMEVDLTLRGAPIILSRSAPEFMIELFRNEVPEIEQGLLEIKSCARDPGSRAKIAVLSHDKRVDPIGTCVGVRGTRVNAVTNELAGERVDIVLWSEDPAQFVIGALAPANVSSIVVDEEKHAMDVVVDEENLAIAIGRGGQNVRLASDLTGWKINIMDAAESAQKQANETDTSRRLFMEKLDVDEEIANILIEEGFASLEEVAYVPLQEMLEIESFDEDTVNELRARAKDALLTMEIAREESVEGVSQNLRDLEGTTPELIGKLAEGGVHTRDDLADLAIDELTALTGQSEEEAKALIMKAREHWFAGQE, via the coding sequence ATGAATCGCGAACTGTTGATGTTGGTCGAAGCCATTTCGCGCGAGAAGAACGTGGAGCGCGACGTGGTGTTCGGCGCCGTGGAACTGGCCCTGGCCCAGGCCACCAAGAAACTCTATCCCGGCGAGGTGGACATCCGCGTGGCGATCGATCGCGACAGCGGCAACTACGAGACTTTCCGCCGCTGGCTCGTCGTGCCCGATGACGCCGGCCTGCAGAACCCCGACGCCGAAGAACTGCTCATGGACGCGCAGGAGCGCATCGCCGACATCGAAGTGGGCGAGTACATCGAGGAAGGCATCGATTCCGTGCCCATCGGCCGCATCGGCGCCATGGCGGCCAAGCAGGTCATCCTGCAGAAGATCCGCGACGCCGAGCGCGAGATGCTGCTGAACGACTTCATGTCGCGCGGCGAGAAGATCTACACCGGCACCGTCAAGCGCATGGACAAGGGCGACATCATCGTGGAGAGCGGGCGCGTCGAAGGCCGCCTGCGCCGCGGCGAGATGATCCCCAAGGAAAACCTGCGCAATGGCGACCGTGTGCGCGCCATGATCATGGAAGTCGACCTCACGCTGCGCGGCGCGCCCATCATCCTCTCGCGCTCCGCGCCCGAGTTCATGATCGAGCTGTTCCGCAACGAAGTGCCCGAGATCGAGCAGGGCCTGCTGGAGATCAAGAGCTGCGCCCGCGACCCCGGCAGCCGCGCCAAGATCGCCGTGCTGTCGCACGACAAGCGCGTGGACCCGATCGGCACCTGTGTCGGCGTGCGCGGCACCCGCGTCAACGCCGTCACGAACGAGCTGGCCGGCGAGCGTGTGGACATCGTGCTGTGGTCCGAAGACCCGGCGCAGTTCGTGATCGGCGCGCTGGCGCCCGCCAACGTGTCCTCCATCGTCGTCGACGAGGAAAAGCACGCGATGGACGTGGTGGTGGACGAGGAAAACCTCGCGATCGCCATCGGCCGCGGCGGCCAGAACGTGCGCCTCGCCTCCGACCTCACGGGCTGGAAGATCAACATCATGGATGCGGCCGAATCGGCCCAGAAGCAGGCGAACGAGACCGACACGTCCCGCCGCCTCTTCATGGAAAAGCTCGATGTGGACGAGGAAATCGCCAACATCCTGATCGAAGAAGGTTTCGCGAGCCTCGAGGAAGTGGCCTACGTGCCGCTGCAGGAAATGCTCGAGATCGAGAGCTTCGACGAAGACACCGTGAACGAACTGCGTGCCCGCGCCAAGGATGCGCTGCTCACCATGGAAATCGCCCGCGAGGAAAGCGTGGAAGGCGTCTCGCAGAACCTGCGCGACCTCGAAGGCACGACGCCCGAGCTCATCGGCAAGCTGGCCGAGGGCGGTGTCCACACACGCGATGATCTGGCCGACCTGGCCATCGATGAACTGACCGCCCTGACCGGCCAGTCTGAGGAAGAGGCCAAGGCCTTGATCATGAAAGCACGCGAACACTGGTTCGCGGGGCAAGAGTAA
- the rimP gene encoding ribosome maturation factor RimP: MALQQIVEQTVAGLGYDLVEIDRSAGGLLRITIDLPWQAPAAIADAGADAPAPLPGTEQFVTVEDCEKVTRQLQFALEVDGVDYKRLEVSSPGIDRPLRHEQDFQRFAGEVIDITLKAPIGEAAAGQVNANRKKFRGTLERAESGGWQIVWSDEPPVKPGQKVSKKRLPAPLQALGFTLDELRDARLAPIVDFKGRGSKGGPAPG; the protein is encoded by the coding sequence GTGGCATTGCAGCAGATCGTTGAACAAACCGTCGCGGGCCTGGGTTACGACCTGGTGGAGATCGATCGCTCCGCCGGCGGCCTGCTGCGCATCACCATCGATCTGCCGTGGCAGGCGCCCGCCGCCATCGCCGATGCCGGGGCCGATGCCCCCGCTCCGCTGCCCGGCACCGAGCAATTCGTCACGGTCGAGGACTGCGAGAAGGTCACGCGGCAGCTGCAGTTCGCGCTGGAGGTCGATGGTGTCGACTACAAGCGTCTCGAAGTCTCCTCGCCCGGCATCGACCGCCCGCTGCGCCACGAACAGGATTTCCAGCGTTTCGCCGGCGAGGTGATCGACATCACGCTCAAGGCCCCCATCGGCGAGGCCGCGGCCGGGCAGGTGAACGCCAATCGCAAGAAATTCCGCGGCACGCTCGAGCGCGCCGAGTCCGGTGGCTGGCAGATCGTCTGGAGCGACGAGCCGCCGGTGAAACCCGGCCAGAAGGTCAGCAAGAAGCGGTTGCCCGCGCCGCTGCAGGCCCTCGGCTTCACGCTGGATGAACTGCGCGATGCCCGCCTGGCACCGATCGTGGACTTCAAGGGGCGTGGATCGAAGGGCGGGCCGGCCCCGGGCTGA
- the infB gene encoding translation initiation factor IF-2, with protein sequence MSSNTVAEFASELKKSPETLLDQLKSAGVAKAAPTDALTETDKQKLLAFLQASHGTATGDRKKITLMKKSTSEIKQADATGKARTIQVEVRKKRTFIKRDDVAEGQSEGSDAEIPAPISAEEQDLARREEEARHQADLISQQEQELSAKRREREERERREREAEERAAAYAVQQAERKAQESAVREEATREAAAEAAARTAAQAEARAKAEAESKARTAEETARAADLDDRRRKALAEAEAIRAMMAAPKKVLVAKKPEEPKPAPKPAVAADAKKGTLHKPAATPGARPPAGAPAAGGGKEVKSAKLSSSWAGDPAGKKKEIKTRGDASGGVGRNNWRSGPRGRRGDREDQPHQAAAPAEARIIEVHVPETITVAELAHKMSIKASEVIKSLMKMGQMVTINQPLDQDTAMIVVEEMGHKAVVAALDDPEAFPDEDVSGQQAEALPRAPVVTVMGHVDHGKTSLLDYIRRAKVAAGEAGGITQHIGAYHVETPRGMVSFLDTPGHEAFTAMRARGAQATDIVILVVAADDGVMPQTKEAIKHAKAAKVPIVVAITKADKPDANPDRVKQELVVEEVVPEEYGGESPFVPVSSKTGMGIDDLLEQVLLQAEVLELKAPVEAMAKGLVIEAQLDKGRGPVATVLVQSGTLKVGDVVLAGQTSGRVRAMLDENGKPTKSAGPSIPVEIQGLSDVPQAGDEFMVLSDERRAREIATYRAGKFRNTKLAKQQAAKLENVFADMTAGEVQNLPIIIKADVQGSQEALAASLLKLSTDEIKVQLVYAGVGGISESDVNLAIASKAIVIGFNVRADAGARKTAETNDVDLHYYNIIYDAVDELKAAMSGMLAPEQREEEIGTAEIRTVFVASKIGTVAGSYITSGQVTRNCRFRLLRENVVIYTGEVESVRRLKDDVKEVKEGFECGIKLKNYSDIKEGDQLEFFEIKEIARTL encoded by the coding sequence ATGTCCAGTAACACTGTCGCCGAGTTCGCCAGCGAACTCAAGAAATCGCCGGAAACCCTGCTCGACCAGCTCAAGTCCGCTGGCGTGGCAAAGGCTGCCCCGACCGACGCACTCACCGAGACGGACAAGCAGAAGCTGCTCGCTTTCCTGCAGGCCAGCCACGGCACGGCCACCGGTGACCGCAAGAAGATCACGCTGATGAAGAAGTCCACCAGCGAGATCAAGCAGGCCGATGCCACGGGCAAGGCCCGCACCATCCAGGTGGAAGTGCGCAAGAAGCGCACCTTCATCAAGCGCGACGACGTGGCCGAAGGCCAGTCCGAAGGCTCGGATGCCGAGATCCCGGCCCCGATTTCCGCCGAAGAGCAGGACCTGGCCCGCCGCGAGGAAGAAGCCCGCCACCAGGCCGACCTGATCAGCCAGCAGGAGCAGGAACTGAGCGCCAAGCGCCGCGAGCGCGAAGAGCGCGAACGCCGCGAGCGCGAGGCCGAGGAGCGTGCAGCCGCCTACGCGGTGCAGCAGGCCGAGCGCAAGGCGCAGGAATCCGCCGTGCGCGAAGAAGCCACCCGCGAGGCCGCCGCCGAGGCTGCGGCCCGCACCGCCGCGCAGGCGGAAGCCCGTGCCAAGGCCGAGGCCGAATCCAAGGCCCGCACGGCCGAGGAAACCGCCCGCGCCGCCGATCTGGACGATCGCCGCCGCAAGGCCCTCGCCGAAGCCGAGGCAATCCGCGCCATGATGGCCGCGCCCAAGAAGGTGCTGGTCGCCAAGAAGCCCGAAGAGCCGAAGCCCGCGCCCAAGCCGGCAGTGGCCGCCGATGCCAAGAAGGGCACGCTGCACAAGCCCGCGGCCACGCCGGGGGCACGTCCTCCCGCGGGGGCTCCGGCCGCCGGTGGCGGCAAGGAAGTCAAGTCGGCCAAGCTCTCGTCGAGCTGGGCGGGCGATCCTGCCGGCAAGAAGAAGGAAATCAAGACCCGCGGCGATGCCAGCGGCGGCGTTGGCCGCAACAACTGGCGCAGTGGCCCGCGTGGCCGCCGCGGCGACCGCGAAGACCAGCCGCACCAGGCCGCCGCGCCGGCGGAGGCGCGCATCATCGAAGTGCACGTGCCCGAGACCATCACGGTGGCGGAGCTGGCGCACAAGATGTCGATCAAGGCGTCCGAGGTCATCAAGTCGCTGATGAAGATGGGCCAGATGGTCACCATCAACCAGCCGCTGGACCAGGACACGGCCATGATCGTGGTCGAGGAAATGGGCCACAAGGCCGTCGTGGCCGCGCTGGACGATCCGGAAGCCTTCCCCGACGAGGACGTGTCCGGCCAGCAGGCCGAGGCGCTGCCGCGCGCTCCCGTGGTGACCGTCATGGGCCACGTGGACCACGGCAAGACCTCGCTGCTGGACTACATCCGCCGTGCCAAGGTGGCAGCGGGCGAAGCCGGCGGCATCACGCAGCACATCGGTGCCTACCACGTGGAAACGCCGCGCGGCATGGTCTCGTTCCTCGACACCCCCGGTCACGAGGCCTTCACGGCCATGCGGGCCCGCGGCGCGCAGGCCACCGACATCGTCATCCTGGTGGTGGCGGCCGACGACGGCGTCATGCCGCAGACGAAGGAAGCCATCAAGCACGCCAAGGCTGCCAAGGTGCCGATCGTCGTGGCCATCACCAAGGCCGACAAGCCCGATGCCAACCCCGACCGCGTCAAGCAGGAACTGGTCGTGGAAGAGGTCGTGCCTGAAGAGTACGGCGGCGAATCGCCTTTCGTGCCCGTGTCCTCCAAGACCGGCATGGGCATCGACGACCTGCTCGAACAGGTGCTGCTGCAGGCCGAAGTGCTGGAACTGAAGGCGCCCGTGGAAGCGATGGCCAAGGGCCTCGTGATCGAAGCGCAGCTCGACAAGGGCCGCGGCCCGGTGGCGACGGTGCTGGTGCAGTCCGGCACGCTCAAGGTGGGCGATGTGGTGCTCGCGGGACAGACCTCGGGCCGCGTGCGCGCCATGCTCGACGAGAACGGCAAGCCCACGAAGTCCGCAGGACCGTCCATTCCGGTGGAAATCCAGGGCCTCTCCGACGTGCCGCAGGCCGGCGACGAGTTCATGGTGCTCTCCGACGAACGCCGTGCCCGCGAGATCGCGACCTACCGTGCCGGCAAGTTCCGCAACACGAAGCTCGCCAAGCAGCAGGCCGCGAAGCTGGAGAACGTGTTCGCCGACATGACGGCGGGCGAGGTGCAGAACCTGCCCATCATCATCAAGGCCGACGTGCAGGGCTCGCAGGAAGCGCTGGCCGCCTCGCTGCTCAAGCTCTCGACCGACGAGATCAAGGTCCAGCTCGTGTATGCGGGTGTGGGCGGCATCAGCGAAAGCGACGTCAACCTGGCCATTGCCTCGAAGGCGATCGTGATCGGCTTCAACGTACGTGCCGATGCCGGCGCGCGCAAGACGGCCGAGACCAACGACGTCGATCTGCACTACTACAACATCATCTATGACGCCGTGGATGAGTTGAAGGCCGCCATGTCCGGCATGCTGGCTCCCGAGCAGCGCGAAGAGGAAATCGGTACCGCCGAGATCCGCACCGTGTTCGTGGCCTCCAAGATCGGTACCGTGGCGGGCTCGTACATCACCTCGGGCCAGGTCACGCGCAATTGCCGTTTCCGCCTGCTGCGCGAAAACGTGGTCATCTACACGGGCGAAGTCGAGTCGGTCCGCCGCCTCAAGGACGACGTCAAGGAAGTCAAGGAAGGCTTCGAGTGCGGTATCAAGCTCAAGAACTACAGCGACATCAAGGAAGGTGATCAGCTGGAGTTCTTCGAGATCAAGGAAATCGCAAGGACCTTGTGA
- the rbfA gene encoding 30S ribosome-binding factor RbfA: MAAKKSSTPNRGFKVADQIQRDLTELIRELKDPRIGMCTLQAVEVTPDYAHAKVFFSVLVGDADTTQDALNQAAGFLRNGLFKRLHIHTVPTLHFMFDRTTERASDMNALIARAVASRSKDDEEA; the protein is encoded by the coding sequence ATGGCTGCCAAAAAATCATCCACGCCCAACCGCGGCTTCAAGGTCGCGGACCAGATCCAGCGGGACCTGACCGAGCTGATCCGCGAGTTGAAGGACCCGCGCATCGGAATGTGCACGCTGCAGGCCGTGGAGGTGACGCCCGACTACGCGCACGCGAAGGTGTTCTTCAGCGTGCTCGTGGGCGACGCCGACACCACGCAGGACGCCTTGAACCAGGCGGCGGGCTTCCTGCGCAACGGCCTCTTCAAGCGCCTGCACATCCACACCGTGCCCACGCTGCACTTCATGTTCGACCGCACCACCGAGCGCGCGTCGGACATGAACGCCCTCATCGCGCGTGCCGTGGCTTCCCGCTCCAAAGACGACGAGGAAGCATGA
- a CDS encoding alpha/beta hydrolase domain-containing protein, with the protein MVRTRSYSFLFPAHGRPPFTRTRAWGGALAATTSLLLAACGGGGGGDGSSGTPRMRMEISATEDFPGSYGSVGAYEKVSGTLRGELDPADPRNAVIQDLQLAPRNARGLVEYSADFVLLKPKDMSKASGVLRYDAPNRGNILTLPNPAATPGDAVYFERGYTFLYSAWQGDVPKSSPARLTATVPVARNADGSSITGPYRTELVPTAAVPAMSLPGGVFNGAMIPYEPASLDNTQPGTSLTRRRNETDPREPVAASEWKFATCDSAGNAFPGTPSPTSVCLRGGFDPQYLYELVYVAKDPKVMGVGLAALRDTVGFFRGRAADADGRANPLAGRIAHVIGQGTSQSGNAMKTFLHLGFNQRLEGGRVFDGLYAHVAARQTHVNTRFAVPGGGGGLRTDHTAFGQTAPRGLAADYVDAVSGREGGVMRRCSASSTCPRFFLGLSGTEFWQLQGSPVLTDALGQRDIAQPANARIYYYASTQHGGAGGVESIAYAPSRAVYPTGTVVHFNDTFRALFLALEDWVVRGTEPPASQVPRVADGTLVRPAQLAFPAMRGLTWSVGGVQTPIPEFRYLGRYNGFTLLDFGPQYQPQDESGIATVLPPRVVGRDYAILVPQVDPSTGLARAGIQSVEARAPLGTSIEFNDVATPGIVDLVNLTGSFIPFHKTRSARLAAGDGRPSLEELYGSQAGYVAAVSRAADDLVAQRLLLRRDADAIVAKARAANILP; encoded by the coding sequence ATGGTCCGGACCCGATCGTATTCCTTTCTCTTTCCTGCGCACGGCCGCCCGCCGTTCACCCGCACGCGGGCCTGGGGCGGTGCCCTGGCGGCGACGACCTCCCTGCTGCTCGCGGCCTGCGGCGGAGGGGGCGGCGGCGACGGCAGCAGCGGCACGCCGCGCATGCGGATGGAGATTTCCGCCACCGAAGACTTCCCCGGCAGCTACGGCAGCGTGGGCGCCTACGAAAAGGTCAGCGGCACACTGCGCGGCGAACTCGACCCCGCCGACCCGCGCAACGCCGTCATCCAGGACCTGCAGCTCGCGCCGCGCAATGCCCGCGGCCTGGTGGAGTACAGCGCCGACTTCGTCCTCCTCAAGCCCAAGGATATGTCCAAGGCGAGCGGCGTGCTGCGCTACGACGCTCCCAACCGCGGCAACATCCTGACGCTGCCGAACCCCGCCGCCACGCCCGGCGACGCGGTGTACTTCGAGCGCGGCTATACCTTCCTCTACTCGGCCTGGCAGGGCGACGTGCCCAAGAGCTCGCCCGCGCGGCTCACGGCCACCGTGCCGGTGGCCCGCAACGCCGACGGCAGCAGCATCACCGGGCCCTACCGCACGGAGCTGGTGCCCACCGCCGCCGTGCCCGCGATGTCGCTGCCCGGCGGGGTCTTCAACGGCGCCATGATCCCGTATGAGCCGGCCAGCCTGGACAACACGCAGCCGGGCACCTCGCTCACGCGCCGCCGCAACGAAACCGACCCGCGCGAGCCCGTGGCCGCTTCGGAATGGAAGTTCGCCACCTGCGACAGCGCCGGCAACGCGTTCCCCGGCACCCCGAGCCCCACCAGCGTGTGCCTGAGGGGCGGCTTCGACCCGCAATACCTGTACGAGCTGGTCTACGTGGCCAAGGACCCGAAGGTCATGGGCGTGGGCCTGGCCGCGCTGCGCGACACCGTGGGCTTCTTCCGCGGGCGCGCCGCCGATGCGGACGGCCGGGCCAACCCGCTCGCGGGGCGCATCGCGCACGTGATCGGGCAGGGCACCTCGCAGTCCGGCAATGCGATGAAGACCTTCCTGCACCTGGGCTTCAACCAGCGGCTGGAGGGCGGGCGCGTGTTCGACGGCCTCTACGCCCACGTCGCCGCGCGCCAGACCCACGTCAACACCCGCTTCGCCGTGCCGGGCGGCGGCGGCGGCCTGCGCACCGACCACACCGCCTTCGGCCAGACCGCCCCGCGCGGCCTGGCGGCGGACTACGTGGACGCCGTGAGCGGCCGCGAGGGCGGCGTGATGCGGCGCTGCAGCGCATCGTCCACCTGCCCGCGGTTCTTCCTGGGCCTGTCGGGCACCGAGTTCTGGCAGCTGCAGGGCTCGCCCGTGCTCACCGACGCGCTGGGCCAGCGCGATATCGCCCAGCCCGCCAACGCGCGCATCTACTACTACGCCAGCACCCAGCACGGCGGCGCGGGCGGCGTGGAGAGCATCGCCTACGCGCCGTCGCGCGCGGTCTACCCCACGGGCACGGTGGTGCACTTCAACGACACCTTCCGCGCGCTCTTCCTGGCGCTGGAGGACTGGGTCGTGCGCGGCACCGAGCCCCCGGCCAGCCAGGTGCCGCGCGTGGCCGACGGCACGCTCGTGCGCCCGGCGCAGCTCGCCTTCCCGGCCATGCGGGGCCTCACGTGGAGCGTGGGCGGCGTGCAGACGCCGATCCCGGAGTTCCGCTACCTCGGGCGCTACAACGGCTTCACGCTGCTCGATTTCGGGCCGCAGTACCAGCCGCAGGACGAATCCGGCATCGCCACCGTGCTGCCCCCCCGCGTGGTGGGCCGCGACTACGCCATCCTGGTGCCGCAGGTGGACCCGTCCACGGGCCTGGCGCGCGCCGGCATCCAGAGCGTGGAAGCGCGGGCGCCCCTGGGCACCAGCATCGAGTTCAACGACGTCGCCACGCCGGGCATCGTCGATCTGGTGAACCTGACCGGCAGCTTCATCCCGTTCCACAAGACGCGGTCCGCGCGCCTGGCGGCGGGGGATGGGCGGCCCTCGCTCGAAGAGCTGTACGGCTCGCAGGCCGGCTACGTGGCCGCCGTCTCGCGCGCCGCGGACGATCTGGTGGCCCAGCGGCTCCTGCTGCGCCGCGACGCCGACGCCATCGTGGCCAAGGCCCGCGCCGCCAACATCCTGCCGTGA
- a CDS encoding c-type cytochrome, with protein sequence MPLPQDCAPRAAPPFLSLPHGLAAAPIRRWPWACLLALAGALGGAPGGAPIARAQPSAPQQGPAAAPSEQSVPSGMADRVIACTACHGREGRATQQGYFPRIAGKPAGYLYHQLLHFRDGRRSYPQMSYLLEHMTDDYLREIAGHFAALDLPYAPPPPPQAPPEALERGRRLVREGDAARGIPACVQCHGGAMTGVQPSIPGLVGLPRDYLNSQIGAWQTGQRRSHAPDCMARVARQLTADDVSAISAWLAAQPVPGTGKPAATAGAPLPMPCGGVDAAAQGAAP encoded by the coding sequence ATGCCCCTTCCGCAGGACTGCGCCCCCCGGGCGGCCCCGCCTTTCCTTTCCCTGCCCCACGGTCTTGCCGCCGCCCCCATCCGGCGCTGGCCCTGGGCCTGCCTGCTGGCCCTGGCCGGTGCGCTGGGGGGCGCTCCAGGGGGTGCGCCCATCGCCCGCGCGCAGCCTTCCGCCCCGCAGCAGGGCCCGGCCGCGGCGCCCTCGGAGCAATCCGTGCCCTCCGGCATGGCCGACCGCGTGATCGCCTGCACCGCCTGCCACGGCCGCGAGGGCCGCGCCACGCAGCAGGGCTACTTCCCGCGCATCGCCGGCAAGCCGGCCGGCTACCTGTACCACCAGCTCCTGCATTTCCGAGACGGCCGCCGCAGCTACCCGCAGATGTCGTACCTGCTGGAGCACATGACCGACGACTACCTGCGCGAGATCGCCGGCCATTTCGCGGCGCTGGACCTGCCGTACGCGCCCCCTCCGCCGCCCCAGGCCCCGCCCGAGGCGCTGGAGCGTGGCCGGCGGCTGGTGCGCGAGGGCGACGCGGCGCGCGGCATCCCCGCCTGCGTGCAATGCCACGGCGGCGCCATGACCGGCGTGCAGCCGTCCATCCCCGGCCTCGTCGGCCTGCCACGCGACTACCTCAACAGCCAGATCGGCGCCTGGCAGACCGGCCAGCGGCGCTCCCATGCGCCCGACTGCATGGCCCGCGTGGCGCGCCAGCTCACCGCCGACGACGTGAGCGCCATCTCGGCCTGGCTCGCGGCCCAGCCCGTGCCCGGCACCGGCAAGCCCGCGGCCACGGCGGGCGCGCCGCTGCCCATGCCCTGCGGCGGCGTGGATGCCGCGGCCCAGGGAGCGGCGCCATGA
- a CDS encoding cytochrome c, protein MSRALPQARRRRGWRAAAIAAAALLAACAALVAVLNRWAEAPLPADDGPPATAAAPQAVARGEYLARAGNCMACHTEVGGVPFAGGRGIETPFGTVYSTNLTPDASTGLGDWSAAAFWRALHHGRSRDGRLLYPAFPYPSYTHVTREDSDAIYAYLRSLPPVRQPARPHALEFPYGTQAVLAVWRALFFRPGGLEPDPGRPAEWNRGRYLVQGLGHCAACHSPRNALGATQDAGALRGGLIPVQNWYAPALDTVHEAGVADWPAEEVVALLRDGATPRATVTGPMAEVVFRSTQYLDGADLRAMAAYLQALPGTSAAAAGRAPRPEPPRASMERGAAVYTQHCAQCHGDGGEGRPGAFPALAGNRAVLLDSPVNLVRTILQGGYAPVTPGNPRPHGMPPFTQVLGDEDVAAVATFVRNAWGNQAPGVATIDVYRARERRGR, encoded by the coding sequence ATGAGCCGGGCCCTGCCGCAGGCGCGGCGGCGCCGGGGCTGGCGCGCCGCGGCCATCGCCGCTGCAGCGCTGCTGGCCGCGTGCGCGGCGCTGGTCGCGGTGCTGAACCGCTGGGCAGAGGCGCCCCTGCCCGCCGACGACGGCCCGCCGGCCACCGCCGCCGCCCCGCAGGCCGTCGCGCGCGGCGAATACCTGGCGCGGGCCGGCAACTGCATGGCCTGCCACACCGAGGTGGGCGGCGTGCCGTTCGCGGGCGGCCGCGGCATCGAGACGCCGTTCGGCACCGTGTACAGCACCAATCTCACGCCCGATGCCTCGACGGGGCTGGGCGACTGGTCCGCGGCCGCCTTCTGGCGCGCGCTGCACCATGGGCGCTCGCGCGACGGGCGGCTGCTCTACCCGGCGTTTCCGTACCCCAGCTACACCCACGTGACGCGCGAGGATTCCGACGCGATCTACGCCTACCTGCGCAGCCTGCCGCCGGTGCGCCAGCCGGCGCGCCCGCACGCGCTGGAGTTCCCCTACGGCACCCAGGCCGTGCTCGCGGTGTGGCGGGCGCTCTTCTTCCGGCCGGGCGGCCTGGAGCCCGACCCCGGCCGCCCGGCCGAATGGAACCGCGGGCGATACCTCGTGCAGGGGCTGGGCCATTGCGCGGCCTGCCACAGCCCGCGCAACGCCCTGGGCGCCACGCAGGACGCCGGCGCCCTGCGCGGCGGGCTCATCCCGGTGCAGAACTGGTACGCGCCGGCCCTGGACACCGTGCACGAGGCCGGTGTGGCCGACTGGCCGGCCGAGGAGGTGGTCGCACTGCTGCGCGACGGTGCCACGCCGCGCGCCACGGTCACCGGGCCGATGGCCGAGGTGGTCTTCCGCAGCACGCAGTACCTGGACGGCGCGGACCTGCGCGCCATGGCCGCGTACCTGCAAGCGCTTCCCGGAACATCTGCCGCCGCTGCCGGGCGCGCCCCCCGCCCGGAGCCGCCCCGCGCATCGATGGAGCGCGGGGCGGCGGTCTACACCCAACACTGCGCCCAGTGCCATGGCGATGGCGGCGAAGGGCGCCCCGGGGCCTTCCCCGCGCTGGCGGGCAACCGGGCCGTGCTGCTCGACTCGCCGGTCAACCTGGTGCGCACCATCCTGCAGGGTGGCTACGCCCCCGTGACCCCCGGCAACCCCCGCCCGCACGGCATGCCTCCCTTCACCCAGGTGCTGGGCGACGAGGATGTGGCGGCCGTGGCCACCTTCGTGCGCAATGCGTGGGGCAACCAGGCGCCCGGGGTCGCTACCATCGACGTCTATCGCGCCCGCGAGCGCCGTGGCCGTTGA